The stretch of DNA GGAGTCTCCGGAGAGAGCCAGTAGCCCTCTTATGGAATCTCCACCAAGAAGAATCAACAGCCCAATAATGGAGTCTCTGGAGAGCCCCAGTAGCCCTCTTATGGAATCTCCTCCAAGAAGAATGAGCAGCCTAATAATGGAGTCTCCAGAGAGAGCCAGTAGCCCTCTAATGGAATCTCTGCCAAGAAGAATCAACAGCCCAATAATGGAGTCGGAATCTCTGCCAAGAAGAATCAACAGCCCAATAATGGAGTCTCCGGAGAGCCCCAGTAGCCCTCTTATGGAATCTCCACCAAGAATCAGCAGCCCTGGTGAGGAGTCTCCTGTGAGAATCAGTGATCAAGGCATGGAGTCTCCTATGAGAATCAGCAGCCCTGTTATTGGCTCACCTGCAAGAATAAGCAGTCTAGAAGTGGAGTCCCCGACGACGATAAGCAGCAGTGTTATTGATTCTCTTCCAATAATCAACAGCCCAGTAGTAGAGTTTCCAGCAAGAATCAGTAGCCCTATAGTGGAATCTCCGCCGAGAATCAACAGCCCTGGTATGCAGTCTCCTGCAAGAACCAGTAGCCCTGTTATGGAACCTCTGGTGACTATCACCTATCCTGTAAAGGAGAATGTCCCAATTTTGGCTTCACCTAGTATTGAGTGTTCCATGGGCAACTCCAGTTCTAGTATGGAGTCGCCCGTGGTAACCAGCCCTCTACATCAAAATCTCCCAACTTTGGTTCCACCACAGCCTCCAGTACCACACATTAGTATTCCATCTAGGAcaccacctcctcctcctccacctcCCCCAAGTAAACACTGGGAGAGTCCAAGAACTCCCAACACTCGACCTCAAAAACTAGTATCTGAACCTCCTGTCTTGGTGAATCCTTTAAGGCCCATTGCAATTGAGAGTCCAACATTGATATCTCCAATTCAGTTGCCTTCTCATTTAGAGCCTGCCAAGATGAATTCAGATATTGCTGAAAGTTGTTCAAGTGAGAATGTTGAGAAAAATGAAGAGACACCGAAACCAAAACTGAAGCCATTGCATTGGGATAAAGTGAGAGCAAGTTCTGATCGTGAAATGGTGTGGGATCAATTGAAGTCAAGCTCATTTAAGTATGAAACTGGAAACTCTTGCTACTAATTTTTCTAGTTCTTGTTGatttttttggtgaaaaaaatgttatattggGTTTGATCATTTGCAGATTGAATGAAGAGATGATTGAGACATTATTTGTTGTAAATACTCCAAATATGAATCCAAAAGAAACAGTCCAGCGCCCAACTCTTCCCACACTGAGCCAAGAGGATAGAGTGCTTGATCCCAAGAAATCACAGAACATTGCAATTTCGCTTAGGGCCCTAAATGTCACCACTGAGGAAGTTTGCGATGCTCTTTTAGAAGGTATGTAACTTCGGTTCCTGTATTTCAAATGGTAGTCAATAGGTACTGATTATGAGAGCCAACTTTGGCAGCCGGAGATTTAGGAATGCCTCAAATTCTCAGTTGTCAACTTTGTGCAATAATTTATTCTCTTCCAGTTAGCATCATAAGTAAATGAAGAATACACTTGAACTGTAATAATGTTTATGATAAcatcctttttttattttttttattttagcaCTAGTTTACCTCTCTCTCTCCCAAGTTTTCAGAGGAAATACAGTGCTTGATGTTTAGGTCTAGATGATGTGATGCTGACCTCTCTTTTTTTACCAAGGGCAAGAATAGCTGCATGCtgttttaatcaatttatattgGAAGAAAATAGGCACTTAGGCAGAAGCCGCCAATCGCTGTGCTGCTCTTTGATGCATAGTACAGCATTGATGAAATTTGCTAAATTTCATGCCCAATGATATTTGCCTTTGTCCTCACGTCTGGAAAAGCTATTCCAGATGAGTTTTTGAGTGTGTATAAAGTTCATCTAACTTTGGGGCTCATTCATGGAcaatttatgaaatttattcAGGAAATGCTGATACCCTTGGTACTGATCTTCTCGAGAGTTTGATGAAGATGGCTCCAACAAAAGAAGAAGAGCGCAAGCTTATAGAGTATACAGATAATTCACCATTCAAGCTTGGACCAGCAGAGAAATTTCTGAAGGCAGTGCTTGATGTACCTTTTGCATTCAAAAGAGTAGATGCAATGCTCTATATATCCAATTTTGAATCTGAGGTTGACTACCTCAAAAAGTCATTCGAAACACTCGAGGTACTTATTCGACTAGTTATCAGCTTCTTACTCTTGTAGATGTATCCTTGCTGGAATCTGATTGTTGCTTGCTAATTGTTAGGCTGCATGCGAAGAATTAAGAAGTAGCAAGATGTTCTTAAAGCTCCTGGAGGCTGTTCTGAAGACTGGAAACCGTATGAATGTTGGGACGAATCGTGGAGATGCACATGCATTCAAACTCGATACTCTCCTCAAGCTAGTTGATATCAAGGGTGCTGATGGAAGAACAACTCTCTTGCATTTTGTTGTTCAGGAGATAATAAGAAGCGAAGGTGCTCGTCTTTCCAGTGCAAACCAATATGAGAAATCAATTGTTGCCGATGATGCAAAGTGCCGGAAGCTTGGCCTGCAGGTTGTTTCCAGCCTCAGTTCAGAGCTAACAAATGTGAAGAAAGCTGCTGCCATGGATTCAGAAGTCCTCCATAGTGACGCCTTAAAGCTCTCTAAAGGGATCGTTAACATTGCAGAGGCTGTACGGTTGAACGAAGGGATGGTATTGGATGAAAGCTACAGCCAGAAGTTTTCTGAATCGATGAACAGGTTCACAAAAATGGCCGAGGAAGAGATTATAAAACTCCAAGCCTTAGAAAGCGTAGCCATGTCTCTCGTGAAGGAGATAACTGAATACTTCCACGGGAATTCAGCCAAAGAAGAGGCTCACCCGTTCAGAATTTTCATGGTGGTGAGGGACTTCCTAATGATTCTCGAGCGCGTGTGTAAAGAAGTTGGAATGATAAACGAGCGAACAATAGTCAGTTCTGCTCACAGGTTCCCCGTTCCAGTAAATCCCATGCAGTTCCCGGTGCCCGTGAATCCCATGCTGCAGCCAGTGGCAGGTCTATTCCCTGGGAGACCCCAATTCAGTTCCTCTGGTGATGAGAGCTCTTAGCTCTTAGCAGGTGAACCAACCTATTTGTCCATCCAGGTGAAGATGAACCTAAAACCTAGGCTAACTAGGAGCTCATCTGAGATTATGGCTACCaattttatatgtatgtgtaatcttttttgtttctgtatttataagcatatatataatgtaaaacattttgGTGTTTATTAGAAATGTATACATAGCTGATTTTGGAGAACTTTTATGTCCtgtcaatatgtaaattattgccatctttttttatttgtggtgAAAATGGACAAATTTGGTACCATTGATTGAGACTTAAAGTTGCAATAATAGCTTGTTAAATGGTACCCATAGTAACCTGCCACTCAGTTTTCAGATGCTGCACTTCTAGGAAATTGTACTCATCAGTCATCAttctaataataaattttaaataacagtGCAAAGTTGATAGTGTCATTGATgttgagtttattaccaaaatggttcctcgactattgtgaaattatcaatttggtcatcaacaatttttcgtgaccaattaagtctctcgattttgaaaattttaatcaatttgattctccgtttatttttccgttaaatcaggaccaaattggtaattttgttatagtcaagggatcaaattgataattaatttttcactgaaatggtcccttgactatagcaaaattaccaatttggtcccgatttaacagatatttaacaacaaaataaacagaggaccaaattgattaaaattttcaaagtcaaggtacttaattgggcacgaaaaattgtcgaagaccaaattggtaatttctcaatagtcgagggaccatttcggtaataaactccatTGATGTTACCGTTTGGGAAGAAAATTATGactctatttggtaaatagttgttagatGATTGGGTTTGATGATTTTATTGGGATCGAGTCCACCATAAATCGAGTATAATGATATCGAGCAAAATAGTTGGGGACCACCCACTGACCCACGTGTACGACCTTCTCCACGTGGAAACCTTCATCCACCCACGTGTTAATCCATGTCCTAGTGTGTCATGGGACGTCCCTAACCACCTTGGGACATGTCTAGCCGCCATGGGACGTGCCTAACCACCATGGGACGTGCCTAGCCGTCATGGGACGTGCCTAACCACCTTGGGACATGCCAAACTACCTTGGGACGTGCCTAGCCGCCACAGGACGTGCCCCAACCACCTCGGGATGTGCTTAGCTGCCATGAGACGTGCCTAACCGCCTTGAGACGCACGTCGCACACCCATGCACACTACGTCACACACTCACCCATTGGGCCTAGCCCAACCCCTATATCCCCGAGTTAGAGGGTATagctagttgataacattagttgattgtagaaagatgtttggtaaattagttgatagctgtttgatataatttcttttttttttttcaaaaaactaattgaaaaaattgttttgagcaactttttgaattttaacattttggagttacaaaaaatagattaaccaaacacttatattgaatgtttaaccaagtcaaacaccTAATAGTGtttaaataagccaaaattgattgataagctaactatgttaccaaacaaagTCTATGGCTTTTGTcaaaatgataataatttaaACTTAGTTGGCCTGGAGACTAAGTACCGAGTGAGGCATGCATGCTGCTTGGTTTTGTGATTAAAGGTTGCGATAGATGTTGGGAGGGGTTGTTGTTGGGTGTCAGTCATGTTGCCAGAGTTCAGCCCTGACTCAATTAGAGACGTGACGCTATGACTTACCATAGAAAGATGTAGTTAAATGATTATTGTCCACTTACTTATCGTTAATTGGTTTTAAATAGAATATGACAAACCAGATAGTAAAAAATCCGCATAGTACAATGTTGAGATCCATCAACATGAGAATAACACTAATCGTAATAGGGgcataatattttgatttttgaactAAAGGactgaaaagaaaagaaaaaacaaattatatatagttaGGCAAGCTTGGCAATCTAATTGTGTTGTACATGTGCATGTGCTAGTATGATAGCCAAGTTTcaagaagaatatatatatcacatgaGATGTTCAGAAAATGCAGAATTATGGGCTGCAGGTTAGGTTCAAGGAATCCAACGTTCAACACATGCATGgacaacaaatataatatagttGACAATTGTCAGCCTTGGACCCTCGacttattatttttcatttgttttgtcCTGTCAACATAATGCTCATGCCCATTATTCACATTTCAGATCACAGAAACAGAATCAAAAGATTttgcagtaaaaaaaaaaactataaaagcGATTTGGAAATAGAACTATAGAAGGCTTGAAAGTATTTGCTTCACATATCTTATGCCTAGAGAATAGTTAGAATGTCACTGCTCATTCCTCAGAATTTAAAAAATGGCAGAATTGACAGAGAATCAGGTTGCAGAGTACAGTAAACGCAAATTTATATCCTCTTTGATGTCCAGAGGTATTTACCGGCATCCTTTCTCTGgcttataaatatattgtatgATCTAACAAGTTGAATTGGTAATCCAACTTTCCTGATTTGAAATAGATGTTACTTGTTTGTCTGCAACAAATCTGCATCCATGCGTTCAATGATGGTCCGTGCTTCTTCTTCTGTGGCTGGAACCACCTTCCGAATcataaattgattattttgagcCTTAGCCTCTGGGCGGACGGTGAATGTAAAGTAGAACTTATTGGAAACCTGCATTCAACACTCACTTCTCTTAGGTGGCATGTTCTGCACAAGATTGCAGAAGGCGCTAGGTGCTAGTCGGGCAACCGGGGGCACCTAGTGCCAAAGGCACCACCTAGGCGGTcgagtaaaataataataataataataataataaaggccaccctaaacccaaaaaaaacaaaaaaaacaaaaaaatactcACCCGAGTTATGCgccgactaggccgagttgGGCGTTAACTCGGCGGAGTTAGGCGCCAACTCGGCCGAGCTAGGCGCCTAGTCGGTCAGTTGACTAAACGGTGCCTAGGGGTTAAATCCCCTCGGTCTAGGGGCGCCATGTGCCTGGGCGGCCGCCTAGGCCTatttttacaacactggttCTGCAAAAGTTTGTTCATTTTCGGTAaaggggatttttttttaaaatttctagaAAGTAGAGTGTACCTCACTAGATCTCAGTTCTGGCCTTGTGACATGAGCAACAACTTCAATATTAATCAGTGGCTGATCTGTGTGCTCGTATTCAGTGTACAAAACACATGATTTGAAACGCAAGAAGTCTCCAACATCTACCTGTAAGGCAGGAAAGGTGAAGTTTTTAACACAAACATGGTGAAACAAATGGCATTAAATACAAATGCAAATACAAATGGCAAATGTATAAACTGTAGCACAAAGAGAACTAAATTAAATGAAGAGGAAAAGAGCAAACTTTAGTAACTTTCAATTGTCTTATACCAGAATAAGAGAGTGCAGAATATGTAGATTCCAGTGCAGTTTTGCGGAGACTCTAagctattctttaattattactccgtatttaaaaatagggaaaattgtacttttcgtcgctaagttataaggtaattgtaggATTCGTCCCTACTCTAGTCGTGCTTACTTGTCCCTAAGCTATAATTAACGTTGGAAATTTCGTCCTTTTTTTTAAGAGGTTATATGCACTTTTCGACCTTAAGCTATAATTGACGTTACAAATTTCAtcctaatgttttgttagaaaAAATGACGAAATTTGCAACGCCAGTTATAGTTTAGGGATGAGATGTGAGTACGACCAACAAGTAAGGaacaattaccttataacttagggacgaaaagtgcaattttctcttaaaaataTGTCATGTAAAGAAGGATCAAGTTGACACAGACAACTGAGAAAGGAACACTTAAGAAAATGCACTCACAGGTCTTAGGAAATCAACATGGTCAACTTCCATAAAGGATGGCATCATGCCAGCAAAAGCATAGGCTGTTGAGAATGCTAATTCAAATGCCCTGTGCATCAAAAATCCTCCAAAGATCCGACCATGAATGTTTCTTTGCTGAGGCTGGCAAATCAAAGAATTCTCGAGTCTTGTATCTCTCAGAAGAATGCTGTTCCTGTCTGCCAATGCTGGCATGTCACAGAAAATTCGACCTTCGGCTAATAGTTCTTCAAGTCTGTTAACTCCCCCATTCTCAATCTCCCTCTTGTCACCTCCTCTCTTGCTTTTCCTCAGTTTATTTCTTGCCTCTGCTGCTTCGTAGAGATGTTTTTCTTCTTCCGTCTCGGGAGACAAGCGATTCACAGGAGCGGCTTTCTTCGTCTTGTAGTCCCGtgcaacaaaaatgaaattcgCTGTCAGTGCCGGTTCAGAAGGATCAGTGCTCCCTACAAGGATCAGTGCTTCATCGTTTAGTTCAATTTTCAGTTTCccattttccagttttctaattttcattCTCCAGTTTTCCAGCTTCCCATTTCTCCATTTGGAGAAGTCTGATTCTCAAAACAACCCTAATATTTCTCGATGGTACAAAAAACTCATCACACAATCTCCCTAGCATGTTACATGTTAAGATTCTAAAACATAAGTAAAAAAACTATCTCAATAATTACCTCGAAAAGATATAAGCCTAGCAGCTCATAGTGGTAGAAAAATCTATAGATGAATTCAGTTCAGGAAAAGTACCATTGCTTGGCTGAATAACATCTAGTTGAATTTCGATAGAAGAACGGCCAACCCAGATAACAGCACCAACCATTTTCAGATCAATATCGACACTAATTGGCTTCTTAAGCACCATCTTATCAACAGAAGCAGTCACCAGATACAGGGGTCTGGTCGTGCTATCCTCATCTGAACAATGCTGATTCACAAGAAAACATACAATAGATGGTGAGTTCAAACCCATGAAAGAGGGACCTTATCCAAGAATCCATGATTCCCTGTAAAGTAAAATTACATCTTCTACTTCCCTAGAGTAAATATGAGCTTAGGCTAGGAAGTAAACTACAGACTAAGTACTTGAGAAATTATCTTTCACTTATAGCACCATCAAATACAGGCATTTCCTTGGTCCCTAATAAAACCAGAGCCATCTGCAAGCACAAGCATTAGGCCACACTGAATACCGAGAGACAGAAGAAGAAAGTTTATAGTCTTTTTGTGCTATAAATAAATTCTCTGGCCTACACTTAAAAAAGTTGTTTTAGGATCAAGCGCATACCACTACGTCAAAAGCTATAACTAGTAGCGaaaacacaactttatttccttatagaccgTAAGGGTGACCTAACTCTGATACAACTTGTTAGGATCAATTgcttaccactatgccaaaagttatagctaataacacaactttatttttttataaatcgcCATTACATTTTTGAGAGGCAGAGTGTTGGACTTGGCTCCGCACCCTGACTTGACTCTGATATAGCTAATAgcataactttatttccttatagatcGTCGTCATATTTTCAAGAGGCAGGTATAATCGGCCTcggcccaacaatcccctagccactaATGGATAGATTTGATAGTCCAACAAGCTGTGACCTTTTATGGTTAAAGTCTTGGGGAATCCAGGGCATAATTCTGAAGGTGAATTCCAAGAATcttgaaaaatcaaatcaacaaaatcCCAACGCATAGGAttatggaaaaaagaaaaataatttccgaGGGTAGGGGTGTTCTTAGTTCTTACTTTGACTGAAATGGTTCCAGCAAGGGCATCAAGATCCTCAAGCAatttcccaattctaacctcaTTCCAAGGATCCCTATACTGCTCTCTCAAAATATAATCAGTCGAGAAGTTATAAAGAATGGTAGTCCTGCTCTGGGACGGAGTCTTGGTGAGCAATTCACTCTGAGGGGGCGCATCCAGCGGCGGATCAAGAAGCCTTTCAAAAATCTTAGACCTTGTTTCCCAGAGAGCATTGGTTACCGGAGAATGGTACATCCCAGGCCACAAACTCAGGTGCTTTCTGCTCGAATCATTTGCATCCGGTGAGCTCTCAAAGGGAGAAGCGAAAGTGGATACGATTGGAATAGCTTTTGAAGGAGAGGAATTGGGATCCATCAAATTACACGAATTCTTGGATTTCTTTTGTTTATGATAAAAGTATGTCCGGCCTTTCTGGCAAGAGTTTGGATTCTTTAATGGGGTTGGAACTTGGAAGCTTAGCAGTTGGGAAGATGGTAGCTGCTGCACGTTTAATACAACTTTGGAAAAATTGTACTACTTATTTTATTTACCTCGTGTAGAGgttaatctaaaaacataaacgTCAATTCTCTCCCTCTcaactaaaattgaaatgttGAATTCCCAACTCTAAAATGATCCCTACATCCTACCTCATCCTAATAAGAGTACGTGCAGCTATCGAATTTTAAACTTTAGTCTCTTCTCTCAAATACTACCTACTAAACTAGTAAGTTAAGTCTGTGTGAATATTATAAATGCCAGTTCTCAATTTTAAGTGGTATAAATATTATCGTTGAATTGTCAAAATGTGACCATATATTACCCCTccagagggacataaattacaatatatCATCACAATTTGACAATTTAAGAGCAACATTTATACTATTAAGAATTAAGAGATGGCATTTATAATTGACATATACTTGAGGGATAGGAGTGGGCATAATTCGGGTTTAACCTGAAAACCCGTGAGTTCGACCAGCCTGAACCATTTCGGTTCGGATTCGAGCACATACGGGTTGAACCCGTTAAAAATCAGGCAAAATATAGTTTAATCGGTTCAGGTTTCGGGTCCTTGTTTAAAATTCGAATCTGACCCGAAACCCGAATTATATAGGTATATAAACTTTATGTTAGGGTTCCAGAGTCTTCATACTTTCATTTCATCGCCGCTCAGTCGCTCACCATTCCTCTTCGCAATCTCAGCCTCTCGAACTCTCTAGTCTGATAGTCTCTCCATCTTCGCGACTCTATCTCTCCACCTCTGACATCTTAGCCACTCTTTCTCCTTCTCCGCCTCTCCAGACTCCATGGGATCGTGACCACCTCTCCAGACTTCATGGGATCGTCCTTCTCCTTCTCCGCATTTCCAGACTCTATGGGATCGTCCCTCTCCTTCTCTAGAAGAACAACAACTAGGGCTTGTCTTGAATTATATGCTGAAAGTAAGGGGATAAtgaagggcatatatatataaaaaataaaaaaaataaaaaaaaaagagtaaacaaAGAGTCTACCTTACAACATACTTGGACTTCAAATCAAAGAATGTCATACATGTGCATCACAGCACATTGGATAAATCAAGAATgggaattggaaaaaaaaagtctttaaCTTTACCCCCCGTTGAATCTCATAAAGGTGTGGATATTGCAGAAGTAATTGAGAAATGTCTAACTGAATGGGGAGTTGATAAAATATTATGCATCACATTGGACAATGCAAGTGCTAATGACAATGTGATTAAATCATTAAAATCTGTTTTAAAGAATTGGGGTACTTGCATTTTATATGGTTAAGGATGCAACTTACAAGCTTTTTGATGAATACAGAAATTGTAATCATCTAATGTTTCAAAATCCAATTCTGAAAATGAGAGTTCAATTTCTTTAGCATCATCTATTTTTACTTATGATTGTGGTAGTCAAGGACCTCAAGCTTAATGAATAGATTTAAAAGATTCAAGAATCAATCTAGTTCATCAATGGAAAAGACAGAACTTGACAGATATTTAAGAGAAGATGTAGAAGATAAAGAACCATTTGATATTCTTCAGTGGTGGAAGGTTAATCAACCAAGGTTTTCAATCTTGGTTGAAATGGTAAGGGATATTCTATCTGTATCTATTTTAACAGTTGCATATGAATCTACATTCAGTACAGGTAACAGGGTATTAAATGATTTTCGAAGTAGCTTAACATCAAAAACATTGGAAGCATTAATTTGTACCCAAGATTGGGTTTAGGCTCGCACTAAACCTGTGGCTGATGAGGAAGATTGTGATGTTCTTGAGAACATTGATAAAGGtaatatactttctcaattatttttttttatgcattCTTGACTTATGAAACTAATACGAATTTTTAATGCAATGCAGATTGTCCCTAACCGTTTCTTTGCAGATTGTCTAAGGGCAAACCAGCTCTATTGCTTGTTGGATTTGAATGATTTTCCAACTGTTTTTGCCTAActtcttttaatcttttgtaCAGGTTTTTAACTTTTGTTTGTCTAAGGGTATAAAATTGTTTCCTAAAGCATGTATGTCTAAGGGTAAATCAACTCTATTGTTTGCTGGGTTTCACTTATTTTCCAACTGTTTTTGCCtaacttcttttattttttgcacAGGTTTTTGACTTTTGTTTGTCTAAGGGTAAATCAACTCTATTGCTTGCTGGATTTCACTGATTTCCAACTGTTTTTGcctaaattcttttattttttgcatagattttttacttttgtttgtCTAAGGGTATAAAATTGTTTCCTAAAGCATGTTTGTTTAAGGGTAAATCAACTCTAATGCTTGTTGGATTTCACTGATTTTCCAACTGATTTTGCAtaacttcttttattttttgcacAGATTTTTGACTTTTGTTTGTCTACGAGTATAAAATTGTTTCCTAAAGCATGCTTGTCTAAGGGTAAATCAACTATATTGCTTGCTGGATTTCACTGATTTTCCAAACTTTTTTccctaatttcttttatttttttgcataggCTTTTGACTTTTGTTTGTCTAAGGGTATAAAACTGTTTCCTAAAGCATGTTTTACAATTTTGGATGCCAAAGATTGCCTATAATGaatgttttttgtattattgtattaaaatggTTGTTGGCTTGCTGTAGTGTGATTTTTGTCTATAACTTAGGTAAGATATGAAACTTGGTTATGTACTTGTGTTAGTGTTAAAGATTGtttctttatgtttttcttATCCATTTTGTTAAAccctattttacatatttgactGCTACATAGTACAGATTGTCTATAATCAGTactttttgtattattattgtattaaaatgaTTGTTACAATGTGTTTTTGTGATGGAGAGATAGGCGATGTACTGATGTTTGTTAGTTGCTTATGTGATGGGTGATATTAAGCACGCTTAACTGGGCAAGCCACAGCGCGGTTGGACTCGGCTTTTGcctcgccatcgattcgaaTGCAGGAGGATGAAAAGGGAAATAGGGTTGGaagtacaaggcttttatattagtagggaaagatcattacatatattatgtatgtatcaactagggtaagacatgaaataatgggcccttataaaaagaaatgggtctcacattatgtattatactactagttGTAGGAAATTAATCtttcaagaattaaatatatatatatattgggcaaTTATAAAATGCTCCATAGAAATTGTAAggattcaataaaataa from Ipomoea triloba cultivar NCNSP0323 chromosome 7, ASM357664v1 encodes:
- the LOC116026217 gene encoding acyl-coenzyme A thioesterase 9, mitochondrial encodes the protein MDPNSSPSKAIPIVSTFASPFESSPDANDSSRKHLSLWPGMYHSPVTNALWETRSKIFERLLDPPLDAPPQSELLTKTPSQSRTTILYNFSTDYILREQYRDPWNEVRIGKLLEDLDALAGTISVKHCSDEDSTTRPLYLVTASVDKMVLKKPISVDIDLKMVGAVIWVGRSSIEIQLDVIQPSNGSTDPSEPALTANFIFVARDYKTKKAAPVNRLSPETEEEKHLYEAAEARNKLRKSKRGGDKREIENGGVNRLEELLAEGRIFCDMPALADRNSILLRDTRLENSLICQPQQRNIHGRIFGGFLMHRAFELAFSTAYAFAGMMPSFMEVDHVDFLRPVDVGDFLRFKSCVLYTEYEHTDQPLINIEVVAHVTRPELRSSEVSNKFYFTFTVRPEAKAQNNQFMIRKVVPATEEEARTIIERMDADLLQTNK
- the LOC116025657 gene encoding formin-like protein 1, which encodes MATTASFFLLLVLVLFFASVSSDNRRILHQPFVPLDSIPPSPSPPAPTTPDYPFSASTPNNSPFFPEDPSPPPPPSPPSPSSPSSFASFPANISSLSVPQTSKPKPTSSKLVATAVACVVAAVIVVSIAVALRIRRVRSRSSSIESKTERSEASTRFNSGDNAGGGIPAIPKLRRPSQPSSEFLYLGTMVNSRGGIEPHNQQSSPTISAANSRKMESPELQPLPPLHGRNLRQNYENAEVGSGRDEDDEEEFYSPGGSLGGRESSIGTGSVSVSRRAFAAIEVENSGGSNYSSSSSSSSSSSSSSGSGSPRRSVSLSISPPGSSSPKSSMPKSPELAPVDTIAFLPLQPQSAASARKSQSSSPVSSSSPERGSKKSIDSSPRSSHVWDQNIDSPVRINSLSLNSPARISSPIESPARMSSSVVDSPVRISSSAVESTVRIGSPVMESPPVRISSSGLWSPARISSPDIDYPARISISAVESQVRISNPIMEESSERASSPVMESVTRRMNSPIMESPERAGSSLMESPPRIINSIIMESPERASSPVMQSLPRRINSPIMESPERAGSSLMESPPRIINSLIMESPERASSPLMESPPRRINSPIMESPERASSPLMESPPRRMSSLIMESPERASSPLMESLPRRINSPIMESPERAGSSLMESPPRIINSLIMESPETPRIINSLIMESPERASSPLMESPPRRINSPIMESLESPSSPLMESPPRRMSSLIMESPERASSPLMESLPRRINSPIMESPESPSSPLMESPPRISSPGEESPVRISDQGMESPMRISSPVIGSPARISSLEVESPTTISSSVIDSLPIINSPVVEFPARISSPIVESPPRINSPGMQSPARTSSPVMEPLVTITYPVKENVPILASPSIECSMGNSSSSMESPVVTSPLHQNLPTLVPPQPPVPHISIPSRTPPPPPPPPPSKHWESPRTPNTRPQKLVSEPPVLVNPLRPIAIESPTLISPIQLPSHLEPAKMNSDIAESCSSENVEKNEETPKPKLKPLHWDKVRASSDREMVWDQLKSSSFKLNEEMIETLFVVNTPNMNPKETVQRPTLPTLSQEDRVLDPKKSQNIAISLRALNVTTEEVCDALLEGNADTLGTDLLESLMKMAPTKEEERKLIEYTDNSPFKLGPAEKFLKAVLDVPFAFKRVDAMLYISNFESEVDYLKKSFETLEAACEELRSSKMFLKLLEAVLKTGNRMNVGTNRGDAHAFKLDTLLKLVDIKGADGRTTLLHFVVQEIIRSEGARLSSANQYEKSIVADDAKCRKLGLQVVSSLSSELTNVKKAAAMDSEVLHSDALKLSKGIVNIAEAVRLNEGMVLDESYSQKFSESMNRFTKMAEEEIIKLQALESVAMSLVKEITEYFHGNSAKEEAHPFRIFMVVRDFLMILERVCKEVGMINERTIVSSAHRFPVPVNPMQFPVPVNPMLQPVAGLFPGRPQFSSSGDESS